Genomic segment of Paenibacillus macerans:
GCGAGTGAAATGCAATATATCTGTATGTGGTATTTTGGTAGAAAATTTTTTCTTGGCGACAACAAACGCGATACTTCGACACACTAACTGGGATAAGCTTATTATGTAATATAAACCATATTATGGAGGTATTACTGTATATGAAAAAGTTAAAGCCAATGTTGCTGGTAATGATCGCTGCTTTTCTGATGTTTTCGTTTTCATCAAACGCCTTCGCCGGAAGCAAGTAGGTCTATGTAACTAAAGCTGAAGATGATATGCTTGTAAGGAGTGAGAAGCTGTATATTGATAATGAAGAAGTTGAATTATCCATTGATATGATGGCAGCCGGAGAAGCTAGTGTCTATTTATTGTTTGAAGATGCAGAGACTGAGGATACAATATTAATGAGCCAGCTAATTTTAAGGCCAGAAATGAAAAGCCTGAATATTAGGAGCCATCATAAAAATCCTCGCCCTGGCTATTACTACATCCAAATTTCAGGAGATAATAACGCTTTTGTCATAGCACAGGTTAGGACAGCATTTCGTTAAGAAGATAAAAATCTCGCTAACCTTAATTGGGTTGGCGGGATTTTTTTAATTATTCTCTTATTCTTGTAGCATAATCCATACGAAAGGATGATTTAACCATATAGTACAACAATAACTCAAAAGGCACTATCAGCATTTTAGCTGGAAGAGCCTTTTTTGTAGATTTAACAAAACTGAGGGAGCCGATATTCAAAATCATAGATTGTAGTTTCTGCTTTCCTCCTAGGAGAAGTGGCGGACGGAATACCTGATCTAATTCTGTCTTGGGGTTAAATTTTTAGTTCCTGCGGCCGATATAAAGTTTATGTGGCTGGATTTCGTCGCTCATCGGGTGACAGAAGGGCAGATTATGCGAAAACCAAAGGGGGATTTGAGTTGAAGAAAGTAATGTCCTTATTGATGACAGCGTTGCTGATGATTGGTCTGTTCCCGGCCGGTTTGACCAATACCGCACATGCTGCATCGGGGAGTTTTTTCGTGTTTCCGAACGAAAGCTATGATGTGGGCTCTGCCAGAGTCGTAAACAAGGACGAGGTGAATCTTGTCGGCTCCATTAGTAATGTCAATGGCAACATCTCATATAGCGTTTATCAAATCGCTGAGAACAAGTCCGGAAAATGGGAAGTTGTCGACTCCAATGTAGGGCAAACCGGAGGCATTACGGTTGACGGCTATGATATTAAAGTTACGGACTTGCAGCTATACCCCGGGATGAACAAAATTACGTTCAAAGGAACGAATGGTTCTAAATCGGTCGAAGAGTCCATCTATATCGAGTTTCGCAACGGACCAACGCTTTCCAATTTGAAAGCAAGTCTGAGCGGAGAAACCGTTGACTTAAGCGAGGACTCCACGGCTGTAGTAACCGCATCCCCAAGATCAAAGGATTATGGGAAGAGCTCGGCTGAAGTTATCATTAGCGGGGTGGCCAAAAATGCTACGTCCGTCACGGTAACTGTAGACGGGAAGAGCTGGTCCTATAAAGTATCCAGTTATAACGATTACAAATTTACGGCTTCATCAATTAAGGTGAATGAAGGCAAAAACCTGATCACGATCAAAGCGACCAACGGCGACCAGTCGGTTGAAACGACACGAGAGCTTGCGTTTAATAACGGTCGTGCTACGTTTTACGATACTTATCTGACGGCCGGAGGTTCGAAATCTCCGGACCTGGCAACGGCCCCGGATTTTAACGTTGCTCCAGGCAATGCAGGATCCATTGACCTCAACGGGAAAGCCATCGTTCCAATTACGGGCGGTACATTTACGGTAGACTATACATTTTCCGGCGGAGCTACAGGGACAGGGAGCGTCAATGCTACGGTTGATTCGACGGATACCAGCAGCGGGTTTACGGTAATCAGCTATTCCATTGATGCCCCGGCAACCATTGCCTACGATCAAACGGTCAAAGTCGAACTGAAAGTTATGAACTCCAGCGGTACAGGGAATCCGGTCGGGGAATTTACGGCTTATTTTACGTTGCGCGACAGCTTGCAACCCTTTATTTATCAAGTAAACTACCTTGATGGCTATAACAGCAATACAACTGCCGACCAGGCTCTGAACTTGACGGGTACGTTGACAAGCGAAACCAGTTTTACCGATATTTATGCATTGCCTGCCGGTTTTGAAGTGCTGGTAGTTAACGGAGATAATTCCACCGATGTTGGTCTGGACAAGATCACAGATTCCAAGGGGAATGATCTGGATATCAGCGGCGTGAAACCGGAAGTGGTGAACCGTAAGTTGTCGACACAGTCGATTAATGGGGTCCAGACGGATGTGATGCGAATTATCGTTAAATTCGATAAACTTCCTTCCGACGGTACCCAGTACATTACCTTGTCCGTCGGCGGCAGCAAAAAGACGGTTGCGGCCAGCGTGCTGTATGGTCCTTATGTTCAATTCGACAAGCTCTACGAAGGGCAGCAAATCTCGGTCGATACGACGTCGGTTGACAGCATGACGAACAATATTTTGGATGCGGTCGGTGATTTTTCGGGTACTTTGTTCAATATTCCTGATTCCGGTACTATTAAATACAGCGGCTCCACCCGTACGGTCTATTTGTATATCAATAATACATTGGTTGATCTGGAGGAGAACGGGGCACCCAATAAATTTAAATTAGCCAGCGGGGATAAGAAAACGGCGACTAATGCGATCAGCACGGGGAACAACGTCATCAAGCTGGTTTATAAATCCGGCAATAGCTCTTACACCAAAAGCGTGAAAATTAATGTGGCGCAAACCAATGTACCGGATATCCCGGTTAATGACACTTTGGGGGTCATTCCGTTTACCACTGGCAACGCCTATGAGATTCCGGCGGCTGCCGACCCTGCTTTCAAACAAAACGGCTCCACGTTCTCTACGAAGGAGTCGGAAATTAAAATTTACGGCACCTTTGATTTTCTGGATTTAGGTATTAGCAATAGTGCGGTAAATGCTGCGCTGGAGGATTTGGACAATCCTGAGGATTACATTTTGAACATTAAATCCTCCGAGGACAGCGCCAGTTCCGATGGCATTACCTGGACCCTGGACAACGAACTTTATTCCGAAGATACAGGTAAAGTTTACGAGAAGAGCACAGGGAAGAGTGTAAATGACC
This window contains:
- a CDS encoding S-layer homology domain-containing protein; this translates as MKKVMSLLMTALLMIGLFPAGLTNTAHAASGSFFVFPNESYDVGSARVVNKDEVNLVGSISNVNGNISYSVYQIAENKSGKWEVVDSNVGQTGGITVDGYDIKVTDLQLYPGMNKITFKGTNGSKSVEESIYIEFRNGPTLSNLKASLSGETVDLSEDSTAVVTASPRSKDYGKSSAEVIISGVAKNATSVTVTVDGKSWSYKVSSYNDYKFTASSIKVNEGKNLITIKATNGDQSVETTRELAFNNGRATFYDTYLTAGGSKSPDLATAPDFNVAPGNAGSIDLNGKAIVPITGGTFTVDYTFSGGATGTGSVNATVDSTDTSSGFTVISYSIDAPATIAYDQTVKVELKVMNSSGTGNPVGEFTAYFTLRDSLQPFIYQVNYLDGYNSNTTADQALNLTGTLTSETSFTDIYALPAGFEVLVVNGDNSTDVGLDKITDSKGNDLDISGVKPEVVNRKLSTQSINGVQTDVMRIIVKFDKLPSDGTQYITLSVGGSKKTVAASVLYGPYVQFDKLYEGQQISVDTTSVDSMTNNILDAVGDFSGTLFNIPDSGTIKYSGSTRTVYLYINNTLVDLEENGAPNKFKLASGDKKTATNAISTGNNVIKLVYKSGNSSYTKSVKINVAQTNVPDIPVNDTLGVIPFTTGNAYEIPAAADPAFKQNGSTFSTKESEIKIYGTFDFLDLGISNSAVNAALEDLDNPEDYILNIKSSEDSASSDGITWTLDNELYSEDTGKVYEKSTGKSVNDLRVYYNEKGQYFSFVLINQELPKDGSPVVYNFTVTSNGATSTYRIEVLYERTVFNVIRPLPEKRILNQNFVEVVVASETADSVTIDKKEAEQVAYDADLDGKSDYPRAFRTVVTGLKANKDTKINIVVKEGNDELKETVTVKYVPTNIPGGQFMAAMASSHKVFDGALSLKFTKGTSLIRRDYDLPEQLKNQVFSGHTIRFAIGNNEDGVVDRHEFEVNYADYNYLVDTGRQYFISNFPDRFAKASPVFWIDAGIADDITTAGYDPITEGADPYQFDFSKIPSFFKRDPENELVPSKRGELTLAYDASMAQDAGRLVTVFHFDPENKEWENIGGVVDAKKHTIKVPFDRFGYYVVAKLSSTYTDIIDHAYGREFIETVFAKGVMNPIDPSTQFGVDKKISRAEFVRMITKAQQLPLNYSGQQHFGDVPKSAVIDLDALWDYRFIETAARAGYIKGAQPGAFNPDSLITRQDAAVIIAKALNLKLDTDRAKIEKGLQKYFKDYSTIDYYAQASVLAIAKKGFITGSPIDSKDPSKGYNFNPEASTLRGDAAIIISKVMIDQKKLPKM